The following coding sequences are from one Clarias gariepinus isolate MV-2021 ecotype Netherlands chromosome 19, CGAR_prim_01v2, whole genome shotgun sequence window:
- the nop56 gene encoding nucleolar protein 56, translated as MVLLHVLFEHAAGYALFAVKEVEEIGMLLPQVEESVLNIGKFNSVVKLAAFFPFKSAQTALENINAISEGVVHADLKLFLETNLPSGKKKAVLGVADGKIGAALQEELGASVQTGGVVAEILRGVRLHFHSLVKGLTAQAASKAQLGLGHSYSRAKVKFNVNRADNMIIQSIALLDQLDKDINTFSMRVREWYGYHFPELIKIVSENATYCKLAKFIGNRKELSEESLEPLEEITMDSAKAQAILEASRSSMGMDISPIDLINIESFSNRVVSLTAYRQELQEYLRSKMSQVAPNLSALIGDVVGARLISHAGSLTNLAKYPASTVQILGAEKALFRALKTRGNTPKYGLIFHSTFIGRAAAKNKGRISRYLANKCTIASRIDCFADVPTNVFGDKLRDQVEERLAFYETGETPRKNLDVMKEAVVQAGEVAAEIKRKLDKKEKKKKKREKRQLEALATGEEEEEVVEAKKTKSNNDAETQENGDEVTGKKKKKKKSEVKEEEEDVTTNGTEEAAPKKKKRKSEAVEPEPEINEAPEPEQTEKKKKKKKKKADDE; from the exons ATG GTGCTGCTACACGTGTTGTTTGAGCATGCAGCCGGATACGCGCTGTTCGCCGTGAAGGAGGTGGAGGAGATCGGCATGCTGCTGCCGCAG GTGGAAGAAAGCGTCCTGAACATCGGGAAGTTCAACAGCGTGGTGAAACTCGCGGCTTTCTTCCCCTTTAAGTCTGCTCAGACGGCACTGGAAAACATAAATGCCATTTCAGAAG GAGTTGTTCATGCCGATCTCAAGCTGTTTTTGGAGACAAACTTGCCTTCGGGTAAGAAGAAGGCAGTGTTGGGTGTGGCGGATGGCAAGATCGGGGCAGCGCTTCAGGAGGAACTGGGTGCATCCGTTCAGACCGGAGGAGTAGTAGCGGAGATCCTCAGAG gtGTGCGCTTGCACTTTCACTCCCTCGTCAAGGGCCTGACAGCTCAGGCTGCATCCAAAGCACAACTTGGTCTAGGTCACAGTTACTCCCGGGCTAAGGTCAAGTTTAACGTAAACAGAGCTGACAACATGATTATCCAGTCCATCGCCCTGCTTGATCAGCTGGACAAGGACATCAACACGTTTTCTATGCGTGTCCG TGAGTGGTACGGCTACCACTTTCCCGAGCTGATAAAGATAGTAAGCGAAAATGCCACATACTGCAAGCTGGCCAAGTTTATCGGGAACAGAAAGGAGCTGAGTGAGGAGAGCCTGGAGCCTCTGGAGGAGATCACGATGGACAGCGCCAAAGCCCAGGCCATCCTGGAAGCGTCACGCAGTTCTATGG GAATGGATATCTCCCCCATCGACCTGATCAACATTGAGAGTTTCTCAAACAGAGTCGTGTCACTCACTGCTTACAGACAGGAGCTGCAGGAGTACCTGCGCTCCAAAATGTCGCAGGTGGCCCCCAATCTGTCGGCCCTCATCGGTGACGTG GTTGGTGCACGTCTCATCTCCCACGCGGGAAGCCTTACTAATCTGGCCAAGTATCCAGCGTCTACAGTGCAGATCCTCGGAGCAGAAAAGGCCCTGTTCAG GGCGCTAAAGACGAGAGGAAACACCCCGAAGTACGGTCTGATTTTCCATTCCACGTTCATCGGCCGCGCTGCTGCCAAGAATAAGGGCCGCATCTCCCGGTACCTCGCTAATAAGTGCACGATTGCGTCTCGGATCGACTGTTTCGCCG ACGTCCCTACGAACGTGTTCGGAGATAAACTGCGAGACCAGGTGGAAGAACGGTTAGCCTTTTACGAGACCGGTGAGACGCCAAGGAAGAACCTGGATGTCATGAAAGAGGCAGTTGTACAG GCTGGTGAAGTGGCTGCAGAAATCAAGCGCAAACTTgacaagaaagaaaagaagaaaaagaagcgtGAAAAGAGACAACTAGAAGCTCTTGCCACAggtgaagaggaggaggaagtggTTGAAGCTAAGAAAACCAAATCTAACAACGATGCTGAGACACAA GAAAACGGAGATGAAGTGACaggcaagaagaagaagaaaaagaagtcagaagtgaaggaggaggaggaagatgtGACAACAAATGGTACGGAAGAAGCAGCTCCTAAGAAAAAGAAACGAAAAAGCGAGGCTGTTGAACCTGAGCCAGAGATAAATGAGGCTCCTGAACCTGAGCAGactgagaagaaaaagaagaaaaagaaaaagaaggcaGATGATGAATAG